The following proteins are encoded in a genomic region of Nakaseomyces glabratus chromosome J, complete sequence:
- the MRPL17 gene encoding mitochondrial 54S ribosomal protein mL46 (CAGL0J07832g~Ortholog(s) have structural constituent of ribosome activity and mitochondrial large ribosomal subunit localization) → MLSVRGLATAAKATGSPAVKVGLILSRVPLVSPEKSELESSYYKYMSELERRLMWTFPAYFYFKKGTLSEHRFYAAQKGPISKQEGVWFPKGVPDIKHGRERSQKQTINLPKSKQQEGQASDDISRPIIANSIVTEADKNNDLTSLERSLRRTLYLLIKDKKGIWKFPNFDIGEEKSLHRAAEKGIREIGGENMNTWTVSRTPAAVLKDDPKSSQFLIKSHILMGRFDIQDKRILSDFAWLSKDEIKGKVEKNYYEKISFLLSDI, encoded by the coding sequence ATGTTAAGTGTTAGAGGTCTTGCAACTGCTGCGAAGGCCACGGGAAGTCCTGCTGTTAAGGTTGGTTTGATACTTTCAAGAGTCCCATTGGTTAGTCCTGAGAAATCAGAACTTGAAAGTAGTTATTACAAATACATGTCTGAGTTGGAAAGAAGATTGATGTGGACATTCCCTGCATACTTCTACTTCAAGAAAGGTACATTGTCAGAACATAGATTCTATGCAGCACAAAAAGGACCTATTAGTAAACAAGAGGGTGTATGGTTTCCTAAAGGTGTGCCTGATATAAAGCATGGTAGAGAGAGGTCGCAAAAGCAGACCATAAATCTTCCCAAATCAAAGCAACAAGAAGGACAAGCATCCGATGATATATCCAGACCTATTATAGCAAACAGTATTGTCACAGAAGCTGATAAGAATAATGATTTAACCAGCCTCGAGAGATCACTGAGAAGAACtttgtatttattaattaagGATAAGAAAGGCATTTGGAAGTTCCCAAATTTTGACATTGGTGAGGAAAAATCATTGCATAGAGCTGCAGAAAAGGGTATAAGAGAGATCGGTGGTGAAAATATGAATACTTGGACAGTATCTAGGACACCAGCCGCAGTTCTGAAGGATGACCCAAAAAGCTCACAATTCTTAATCAAATCACACATCTTAATGGGTAGATTTGATATACAGGATAAAAGAATACTATCTGATTTTGCATGGCTAtcaaaagatgaaattaaaGGTAAGGTTGAAAAAAACTATTACGAGAAAATCAGTTTCCTACTGTCTGATATCTAA
- the TEX1 gene encoding Tex1p (CAGL0J07854g~Ortholog(s) have mRNA binding activity and transcription export complex localization) gives MPATAIDSFNNISSKSHEYVNVVENVAVKFLQSAFENEHINAIEDDRYNHVITRIQSRFKNSLTPNEILAFEFHPAGHSLAYSRIDGSITIWPSIQATFIPGKMIHIKDACGTDKLVTSISWNPNEITQLITSCNSDELDIWEYDELNLKASKVRSISVDHKTKLNNALFDPTGEYILAITKSDSIYLFSAKDDYRLLHTIKLKSIMSSDTLYSVTWDSSGSNIFLGTKNGSIIAMSINKENNEMFKVLEVTAHRFSVTCLKIDPLGRYLFSGSKDGSCSIWELRTLICIKEISGLESNILSMDICHLGKMLGLCLEDERVCFCDVTTGKIIYESSLSGSNSEPLLRFFPDKTMFILSGKNDTLEKHFYGSGKLSLLSVLSTESRKNGDSKGHSKGISKKSSKKSNTDREKSQGPRSTRPNRKSRFLASKRR, from the coding sequence ATGCCAGCAACAGCAATTGATTCATTCAACAACATTTCCAGCAAGAGTCACGAGTACGTTAATGTAGTTGAGAATGTCGCCGTCAAGTTTTTACAAAGTGCTTTCGAGAATGAACACATTAATGCTATAGAAGATGATCGCTACAATCATGTCATCACCAGAATCCAATCACGGTTTAAAAACTCGTTAACACCTAATGAAATACTGGCCTTTGAATTCCACCCGGCTGGTCACTCGTTAGCATACAGTAGAATTGATGGTTCTATTACTATTTGGCCATCTATTCAAGCCACTTTTATTCCAGGAAAGATGATACATATTAAAGATGCATGTGGAACCGATAAATTAGTAACTTCAATCTCATGGAATCCTAATGAAATAACACAATTGATTACTTCTTGCAATTCTGATGAACTAGATATATGGGAATACGACGAATTGAATTTAAAGGCATCCAAAGTGAGGAGCATCTCGGTCGATCATAAAACTAAGCTTAATAACGCTTTATTTGATCCCACTGGCGAATATATACTTGCAATTACCAAATCAGACTCAATTTACTTATTCAGCGCAAAAGATGACTATAGGCTGTTACATActataaaattgaaatccATTATGAGCAGTGATACACTATATTCTGTAACATGGGACAGTTCAGGttctaatattttcctTGGAACTAAAAATGGCAGTATTATAGCTATGAGCataaataaagaaaataatgaaatgtTCAAGGTACTAGAAGTAACAGCACATAGGTTTTCAGTTACATGTTTAAAAATAGATCCATTGGGCagatatttattttctggTAGCAAAGATGGCTCCTGCTCAATATGGGAGCTTCGAACTCTCATATGCATTAAAGAGATATCTGGGTTAGaatctaatattttatcaatgGATATCTGCCATTTAGGGAAAATGTTAGGTTTATGTCTAGAAGATGAGAGGGTATGCTTTTGTGATGTAACGACTGGAAAGATAATATATGAATCATCTTTATCCGGCTCTAATTCAGAACCACTACTAAGATTTTTCCCAGATAAGACTatgtttattttatctGGTAAGAATGACACTCTGGAGAAACATTTCTATGGGTCAGGTAAATTGTCATTACTATCAGTTTTATCCACAGAATCCAGAAAAAATGGAGATTCTAAAGGTCACAGCAAAGGAATATCGAAGAAAAGTAGCAAGAAAAGTAATACCGATAGAGAGAAGAGTCAAGGGCCGAGATCTACACGTCCTAACCGTAAGAGTAGGTTCCTGGCATCGAAGAGACGTTAA
- the RTC4 gene encoding Rtc4p (CAGL0J07876g~Ortholog(s) have cytoplasm, nucleus localization): protein MEDSIDLQRESLNKLIPESGSDDTSSSDEVNGLPTSSDGADDVSLINSEDLNSSLLKSDPGGTNKSDQTKNDETDSNDDQRIVLSGGVELEEVQETVKVYNNVKQALLEVETTDESQLILDKIKRDSQYSSDTECESRDADSELEDIQLEFRSKYPQLQIPYSDELCVKIIPYLDIVYDILSGVVTSMYYTRAKRAAMDSKKAFLSAEDFRNLDINLFTAGYFGLRRQLKVGNIIYEKFRDELARSKSPKIQWWGPIDFANYVLAPEVLVSFVLDTCQNKRSVQLTSRQDVYELFDNTTYYGNTVTDNEPLESWELSRKKRKYGPTNNQKTHKTRKKKS, encoded by the coding sequence ATGGAGGACAGCATCGATTTACAGCGCGAGTCCCTTAACAAGCTGATACCAGAGTCTGGTAGCGATGATACTAGTAGTAGTGATGAGGTTAACGGATTGCCAACGAGTAGCGATGGTGCTGACGACGTTAGCTTGATTAACAGCGAAGATTTGAATAGTTCGTTATTGAAGAGCGACCCTGGAGGTACTAATAAATCAGATCAAACCAAGAATGATGAGACTGATTCGAACGATGATCAACGAATAGTTTTATCGGGTGGAGTtgaattggaagaagtacAAGAAACTGTAAAAGTATACAATAACGTAAAACAGGCATTGCTAGAAGTGGAAACAACAGATGAGTCTCAGTTAATATtagataaaattaaaagagATAGTCAGTATTCTAGTGACACAGAGTGTGAAAGTCGAGATGCGGATAGTGAATTAGAAGATATTCAATTAGAGTTCCGAAGTAAATATCCACAGTTACAAATCCCATatagcgatgagctttgtGTAAAGATCATACCTTACTTGGATATTGTTTATGACATTCTGAGTGGGGTTGTTACTTCAATGTACTATACTAGAGCTAAGAGAGCAGCCATGGATTCCAAAAAGGCATTTTTATCAGCAGAGGATTTTCGAAACTTGGACATCAATTTATTTACTGCCGGATATTTTGGTCTCCGAAGACAATTGAAAGTTggtaatattatttatgaaAAGTTTAGGGATGAACTTGCTCGTTCTAAATCTCCTAAGATACAATGGTGGGGCCCCATTGACTTTGCCAATTACGTCTTGGCACCAGAAGTATTAGTTAGCTTTGTGCTTGATACATGCCAGAATAAAAGGTCTGTGCAGCTGACCTCGAGGCAAGATGTTTATGAATTATTCGACAATACGACTTATTATGGCAACACAGTGACAGACAATGAACCTTTAGAGTCCTGGGAATTATcaaggaaaaaaagaaaatatggACCTACTAATAATCAAAAAACTCACAAAACtaggaagaagaagtcatGA
- the GIS2 gene encoding mRNA-binding translational activator GIS2 (CAGL0J07898g~Ortholog(s) have mRNA binding, single-stranded DNA binding, translation regulator activity) has protein sequence MSQKACYVCGKIGHLADDCDSERLCYNCNQPGHVQSECTMPRTVEHKQCYNCGETGHVKSECSIQRCFNCNQTGHVSRECPEPRKGRFGAASKNVSCYKCGGPNHVARDCMQTDTKCYSCGRFGHVSRDCPNGPNEKVCYNCNETGHISRDCPVL, from the coding sequence ATGTCTCAAAAAGCTTGTTACGTTTGCGGTAAGATCGGCCATTTAGCTGATGACTGTGATTCTGAAAGACTATGTTACAACTGTAACCAACCAGGCCATGTTCAATCCGAATGTACAATGCCAAGAACTGTTGAACACAAGCAATGCTACAACTGTGGTGAAACCGGCCATGTCAAGAGTGAGTGTTCCATTCAACGTTGTTTCAACTGTAATCAAACTGGCCATGTCTCAAGAGAGTGTCCTGAACCAAGAAAGGGTAGATTTGGTGCTGCCAGCAAGAACGTTTCTTGTTACAAGTGTGGTGGTCCTAACCATGTTGCCAGAGACTGTATGCAAACTGACACCAAGTGTTACTCATGTGGTAGATTCGGTCACGTTTCCAGGGATTGTCCAAATGGCCCAAATGAGAAGGTTTGTTATAACTGTAACGAAACTGGTCACATCTCTAGAGACTGCCCAGTTTTGTAA